The window CCAACTATCTGCTTCACAGTGATAATAATGTTGATCATATAAAACTGCATTTATATGTCTGAGAAGCACCCTTCATTTATATTGGTATATGCAGAAAATAGACCGTATCTCACTGTAACGTGGAACTTTAGATTTGGGGGGTGATACCCATGTGATTATGGTGGTAATGGGGTTGTTGATGTGTTCTTGGTTTGAACTATGCTTGAAAAGTAATGCAATAGCTTGATCAGCCAGAATGTGGACTTCATATCACATTGTTTTAATAGTAATGTAGTGAAAGTGGATGACCTAGGAGGACCATAAAGGTCAAGGTTTGGTGTTGTAACTCGTGTTATTGTAGTGCACAATTGTCAAAAGAGTAAAGCAATTGCATTCATTCAGAAATAAAATGTCCAATTATGAGCTAATTAAACGAATCATCTTATCTCTGACTATTCTGCTGGTCTTACTGTATAGAATTAGAGTAATTTCTCCCTTTGTATCAATACCGAAGGGCATTCCAGGGCATTACCTGTCATCGCTGATAGATGACGCAAATGTGCCTTCTACTTAAGTAGTGCTGTTCTAATGCAACAGTTTAGAATCAATAAAGTACATTTATAAATGTATCTATGAAGGCAACAAGCATTTTCTGAAGTGTGGGAGCAACAGCAGTTATGGCAGTGATAGTTTACTTTAGACAGTGTTCAACAGTTCAACAGACTGGGCTGTTGGGCTCCACAGAAGTGAagctggactgaaaacacaggaagatggtcaaaatggaagcaaaatgttacatttaagCAGGTGCTAGAACAGGACGGACTGGACGATGAAGACTGTATAGAGACTCAATAGGAGAAGCTGAAACATTAATTAATCACTACAATATCAACAAGGACATCACAGACTCTGATAGGAGCAGCAGCCTCTTAGACAGCATTATACAGTGATCCAAATCACAGTGAGTTATAGCACATTATCATGCCAGACACTTCCATGCGCTGTCAACACGGGCACAAATAGTCTCTCTGTGGGTTCTACGGCCTTGTCAGGCTTAGTTTTACTCTGTCTGACTGTCATATACACCATAGCTTAATATCTTGTTGCCATAGTATGTTAAACACAAGTCATTATCAAGGCATCTGCAACTGAGTTAATTAGTTGTTTGGTATATTTTAATATGCATGCATGTGTCTCAGCAATCCCTGGTAAACTGGCTCTCAGTAATCTGGCCAGACAGCTGCACTGCTCTCTGTTTGTCACAGTTGTTTAATTtaggtttttattttgctgttggATTAAATTTTTTTCATGTGGTAGattcttttgcatttttctaATGCTGgcagtttgactttttttcctcaaacattattttccattttgctGCATATGAGCATAAATCTCATGATGCTTTCCTCTGCATCATATCAATCTTTTGTCAAACAGCTTTCTGACAGCAAGGTTTCTCCCCCAACAGCTGTGACAGATTTTTGAATAAGCCATGCTGCTGCTTACATTTCATATTCCCCTGACATGTCATCCCATTCATTCCTCAgatgtttttcattcatttgcaaAGCACTGAGCTTTATCATTTCTTGATGTTTATagttttgtatttatttctttatctctGCTTTAATTATTCATCTCACATGGTTGCTTTAAAGCAAAATGACAAATTTTGCAAGGAATGGGGATTTATCTTTGAGCTGCATCACCAAGAAGACAAGCTTAACTTTCTTCacctttgtttactttttatATAGACAAATTTAACAACATAAACTAAAAACCTGCCAGTTACAGTATGTCAGTGTGATGTTATCACATAAGTTGACTGTGTGTGCAGGTAAGGTGCGCTGGCAGGACTTTGACCAGGACCAGTATGTCGGAGCCACAGTCGTCCGACCAGGACAGGATCCCTATGCCAGGAACAAGTTCAACCAGGTGGAGAGTGATAAACTCCGTATGGACAGAGCAGTGCCCGACACAAGACACGACCAGTATGTCACTTTAATAATACAAACTATACCTAGATCTAATCACGCATTTAAACTGGCACAGTTTAGTTGCAGGATTTGTGTGCACAGACTCTTTTACAGTCCGTGTTAATAAATGGTACAAGGTTAATAATCAAAGTATGTatctttttgtgcttttttaaaatttatttatctGATGAATTCAGGAAGCAGCCAAAGTTTCTTCATGGCACAAACACCTTATAATCACTTTAGACTCTTATCTCAAAGCTCataactgcagcagctttaatgtcattttcttgtgtttttcatCATGGTTTTGAAGATATAAAATTGTGGTGAGGAAATTAGGAAGAGGAAATATGAGCATCAATATCTTAATCTGGATTTATGTTGGTGTTATTTAGCCGGAGGCTCGGGGTGGTTATTGTGGCGAGAGCCTTTCATGGCTGTCTTTTGTATACTACTTCTACAGTATTTTCAAAGGATCAGAAAGGTGAAGCTACAGACTCTCCATCCACATATCTATAGAAAATCACAAGTTTTTTTCATCTATTGAAGCTTTGTAGAGCTGAAAGGAATTACAATTTCATACCGGTTGTGGAGGCTGAACCAGCTCTATACCCTGCTTAGTGTGCTAGAAGCTTCATGGGACTTTCAACAACCAGTCAACATGTGGTTTGTTTATCTTGATTGTTGATGCATTCGATTGTGTCCCTTGTGATAGCATGTGGAGGGTGCTCCAAGAGTATAGGGTCCGGGGCCCTCTGCTAAGGGCTTTTCAGCCTCTGCACGACTGGGTCAGGAGCATGTTGGACTCCAGATGGGCCGTCCTTTGTCGCTGGTTCTGTTCAGAATTGTTATGGACATCATCTCTGCCTTTTCTAAAAGATGTTGTCCCGTTGGCTTTATAAGGCTAGGACCTTAAGCCTCATGTAGAGGAGTTGAAGTATCTCGGGGCCTTGTTCTCCAGTGAGGGAAAGATAAGCGTAAGATTGACAGGTGGATTGGTGCGGCCTCTGGAGTTATGCGGACGGAAAGTGACGCTCTTAATTTATTGGTCAGTCTCCACTCCCACTCTCACCTATGGTTGTGAACTTTAGGCTAGGGACATAATCACAGATACAAGTGGCCAAAATTAATTTCCTCAGAAGTGTGGCTGGGCGCTCCCTTATTTATAGCGTGAGAAGCGTAGTCACTTGGGAGAAGCTCGGAGTAGACCTGCAGCTTCTTTGCATTGAGAGAAGCCAGctgggtggcttgggcacccaTTTCGGATGCTGCCTGGATGTCTTCCTAAGGAGATATACTAGGCATGTGTCACTAGGAGGATCCCTTCAGGAAGACCCGGGGCACACTACGTGtctcggctggcctgggagCACCTCGGAATCCttctggaagagctggaggaagtgtctgGGCATCTCTGCTTAGACTGACCCAGCCCCAGACAAAGCGGATGAAGAAGAGACAAGCCAAATTTTAATagatgaaaacatgtttttgaatCTTGTAGCGTGAAATATTTTCCCCCTTTCAATTGAATTTTAAGAGCTACATGCTGCTTACAAATGATAGGGGTAGCATTAAATAAAGTGCTGGGGGAACCCAGTCATTCACAATGAGTTTTAGGATGAATGCCACCACAATAATGAAGCAGGATTCATGATAGTAACACCAGTATTTTCCAGTTATCTACTTTACAAAATCATTTTTTGTGAAAagtaagaaaatgaaaatgaccCATCACCACAAATCTGTATGATTATTTTTTATGATAAATTGTGAAACAAAAAGATTCCTCCATCATATTCAGTCAGTCTTAAGTCAAATAAACCTTAAATGTGCAGTGATCCAGCCCCGCTGGTATATTGACATACGCTGCCACAGTTGAAAGCATCAGGCCTAAGAATAAGAGTATGTCCACTATTGAGCATGCATTGACCCAACATTGGCTGAGCATGGAGAAGCACTGAAGCTTGGATGGGAAAAACTGTCAGAGAGATATAAAGGAACTTTGGTGTTTATTAGACACACAGAGACTCACAcagatgcgcacacacacacttttagaTAAAAGCAACTGTGCATCTGCTGTTTCCAAACTTAGACTTGCTGGTGTAGCAGAGGCATTGGACATTCAAACCATATGTAAGGACTGCATGTGCATGAGACATGTTTAAGAAATGCTAGCTTTggcaatattttttaaataattctatcaattgttttaatttgaaaacagttttttatTTATGTGCTTATGTTCACCCTTGTTTATGTAGTCACTACTGGATGCTCTTTATTCAGGTTTTAGATCCTAATGTaaactgtttgtttgtgcagTTGCAGACATAAACAGTGGAAGTCAGATCTGCCAGCCTCCAGTGTCGTCATCACCTTCCACAATGAAGCTCGCTCGGCTCTGCTACGAACTGTGGTCAGGTAGGCCAAGAACATAGTGCTTAGTTTATgattccttttctttcatttccccctgtctgtctttctgtctgtctgtctgttcagcGTCCTGAAGAAAAGCCCTCCTCACTTGGTCAAAGAGATCATTCTGGTGGACGACTACAGCGATAACCGTTAGTATTGACCCCAAACTGAATACGACCAGTGCATAAATATAGTGTCTGGGGTCTATTTGGGACAAACTTTGTGTTTCTTTCAGCGGAGGATGGAGCCTTGCTGGGGAAGATCGATAAGCTTCGCGTCCTGAGAAATGATCGTCGAGAGGGTAATCAGACCTTTATTGATTTGTTTGATGTTTGATGAAGCAATTGTGTACATTGCTGTTTTGGTACTGATGTTTCCCTTAGGACTGATGCGTTCAAGGGTCCGTGGTGCAGATGCAGCCACAGCACCAGTTCTCACCTTCTTAGACTCTCACTGTGAGTGTAATGACCACTGGCTAGAGCCATTACTGGAGAGAGTCGctgaggtacacacacacacacacacacacacacacacacacacacacacacacacacacacacacacacacacgaatcaAACTCCAAGTTCCATTTCTTGATTTCTGATATAATGAAGAAATACTtctataacatttttttttaaagtgataaCCTGGGAACAAATTGTAAACCGGCCAGAAGTAAATTCTTGGCTGAGGCATCAGGTTAATGGCCATCTTACAAAAATGTGACTGACCTCTTGAATTATTCTTTCAGAAACATACTAAACCTTAAAGTTGAACTGAAATTGTTCAGTAATATTTGGAATAATTTTAATCAAATGGAATTTTAGTGTGAAGTAGGTTACAGAGTAAAATGGAAGTCATTATTTAACTATTCATTCGATGTGTTAAGATGCAGTCTGATTCTGTATTTGAGCGTGAGGGTTTAATCCTCATGTACTAAATTAACGCATCCAATCCAACAACATGtataaaataaagaattttACACAATATTTGTTTTACTACAGCAATAAcctttaaaattaaatgaacaccaaaattgcaaaaaaatattaatttctGTTAAACCTTTGGACTCACTGACATTTTATTCTTTGTGTCTAGGACAAGACCAGGGTTGTTTCTCCTATTATTGATGTCATCAACATGGACAACTTTCAGTATGTCGGCGCCTCAGCTGATCTGAAAGGAGGTACACTAAGCAGAGCGATATAGTTGCTGTTAATGGTTTATGCTTTCTGAATTAACCGACTGCTTAGCAACACACAGCAtatcttcttgtggtttcactcAGTCTGAACACAACACAGTCACATTTACTATGGGTTTATTGTCATTCCCGTTGGGCTGTTTTGGAAGATTCCCATTCTTTTGGTTTAATATCCTTTTATAATCAACAGAAAGCACAGCATTAGTTTTAACTCAACTTTTTGTGTCTTCACATCATCAGGTTTTGACTGGAATCTGGTATTTAAATGGGACTACATGACTCTGGATCAGAGACGAGCCAGACAAGGCAACCCAATTGCTCCCATAAAGTAAGAGAGAACTTTCCGGTTTCTATCCACAGCTAACCTTATGCTTTCTTTGTCCATTTCATCATCTTGTGCTTTTTACCCCTACCTCTGCAGGACTCCGATGATAGCAGGAGGTCTATTTGTCATGGATAAGGAATACTTTGAGCAGTTGGGAAAATATGACATGATGATGGATGTGTGGGGAGGAGAAAACCTGGGTGAGTGCTGCCTCAGTGTACCTCGcaaagaggaacaggaagttggTGGAATCGCATTTGATGTGGCTTACAAATAATGTGTCAAGTGGCTTTTTCAGCTGTCAGGGAAAAAGTGGAGTTACAGAAAACAGtaataaaaatgtgattaagAGTGAAACAATGGCTGGGAAACAAGTCTTATCCTAACCAATAAGAGGTTTTACCAGAGGCACGAACGTCCTTCAGGAGAGACTGATGTCTATCAAGTCAACCCTCGGGAGTTTATCTAGGGTTTCTATGCAAAAACATGATAAAGGGAACGTCCTTCCAAATGATATTAAGTTGAGTCTTTCAGGTGCCAGTTGATTTCAGAAAATTACAGAGTTAATGGGAAAGTCTTTATGGCCTTTACTGAGGGGAGAGAACCACATTGTACACAACAGACCTCATTTAAAAACGAGCAcaatgaaaaaacatttttctctcCCCCATGCTTTGCTCTAAATGCAGCAGAGAGATTCTGGAGAATAAACAGAATCATTCACGCTTCTCTTGAGAAGACATAGTGACTCACAAGGGCATCGGCACTTGAGATACTAGTTTATACATCCACCCATTGAGACAACATATATGCAGATATATAGAAATCTGACAGTAAATAATGTATGAGGTTCTGACCTTGAAATTGTTTTCCAAATATTTTTAGAGATCTCATTTCGGGTGTGGCAATGTGGTGGAAGTCTGGAGATCATTCCCTGCAGCAGAGTTGGACACGTCTTCAGAAAGCAGCATCCGTACACCTTTCCAGGAGGCAGCGGCACTGTATTTGCAAGGTGAAGTACCCAGGTTTTTAATGAGCCCGTTGCGGCATGACATGCAAAATTCATTTGTGTGTCCTCTTATATAGGCTATATGCTCATCAGCTCTCTGTCTAATCAGAATGAAGACCCAAACATCTTCTCCTTGGGGGAGCTGCCAGGCAGCACCTATTCTGTTTGTTTAGATGATTGTACCTAAGAGTTTGTCATTCTGATGCTGAAGAAGATTTACTTCTTGTTTCCTGTCATATATTTTCATTTGCTGGACTTTGAACCTTTCTGTTATTGAAATAGAGTGTGAGCCATGTTGTATTATTACAGCTGACACAGGAACTTGGCTGTGTCACATACACGTGTCTTTTCAAATTAGTTTAACTGCCGCAAAGTTACTGGTTTACCCCAAGTGAACTCTGGCATCTGGTGGTTGTCACGCTGTTTGAAAAATTGTTGAGCGAGCAGAAAAAAGGGTTTGGGTCTGTTTGTGCCATAAATATCTATCAAACATACCCATAAACATTCCACACTTAGGTCCCACTTTAACCAGTTTCATGACTTCTCTTTatgatgttttctctcaggAACAcaaggagagcagcagaggtttggATGGATGAATATAAAAACTTTTACTATGCTGCCGTCCCCTCTGCAAGAAACGTCCCTTATGGAAAGTAGGTGTGATAATGTATGGCCAACAGATGATGGCATTATAAAGGGAGGTGATGAATTGTTATTTTACGTGATTTCTGGGTTAGCATTATATCAGGCCAAACTCCTTAAATTGATGGGATATTAGGCATTAATGTAGCTTTAAACAGAGCATTGAATTTGAACACTGATCAAAAGGCTGATTAAGGCCTGATAACGATGGACATGTTGATGGACACATGTCGGACTGGGAGAATCAGATGAGAAGAATCAGTAAAAAAACAGATGTCCCAGTTTGCATTTATGGTTTTCAAaagataaatattaataaaaatgtattattgacacattaatttttcttttttcttacaCTATCTCAAATAAAATTCACATTATCATTCATTCTTTACATGGCTGGTTAATATATtgtcatttacaaaaaaaaactggTATCCTGTCATCTATGTTTGGTGTCATTTTA is drawn from Takifugu flavidus isolate HTHZ2018 chromosome 2, ASM371156v2, whole genome shotgun sequence and contains these coding sequences:
- the galnt2 gene encoding polypeptide N-acetylgalactosaminyltransferase 2 is translated as MRRKSRILLCFAVLWVLGIAYYFYSGTSLSRKDEWGSSDLSSRSKSHNSDDTHNLETLPPGKVRWQDFDQDQYVGATVVRPGQDPYARNKFNQVESDKLRMDRAVPDTRHDHCRHKQWKSDLPASSVVITFHNEARSALLRTVVSVLKKSPPHLVKEIILVDDYSDNPEDGALLGKIDKLRVLRNDRREGLMRSRVRGADAATAPVLTFLDSHCECNDHWLEPLLERVAEDKTRVVSPIIDVINMDNFQYVGASADLKGGFDWNLVFKWDYMTLDQRRARQGNPIAPIKTPMIAGGLFVMDKEYFEQLGKYDMMMDVWGGENLEISFRVWQCGGSLEIIPCSRVGHVFRKQHPYTFPGGSGTVFARNTRRAAEVWMDEYKNFYYAAVPSARNVPYGNIQSRLELKKRVGCKPFKWYLENVYPELRVPDHQDIAFGALQQGGNCLDTLGHFADGVVGVYECHNAGGNQEWALTKDKSVKHMDLCLTVVDRTASSLIKLQGCRENDSRQKWEQIESNSKLRHVGSNLCLDSRSARMGGLTVEVCSQSLSQQWKFTLNLQS